A single window of Nitrosomonas sp. DNA harbors:
- a CDS encoding type I restriction-modification system subunit M, with translation MTSIQQRAALQRQIWAIANDVRGSVDGWDFKQYVLGTLFYRFISENFALYIEAGDDSIHYAALSDEVITPDIKDDAIKTKGYFIYPSQLFATVAKNANNNESLNTDLAAIFSAIEASANSYPSEPDIKGLFADFDTTSNRLGNTVKDKNLRLAAVLKGVAGLDFGHDFYEKPDAAQIDLFGDAYEFLISNYAANAGKSGGEFFTPQHVSKLIAQLAMHKQTSVNKIYDPAAGSGSLLLQAKKHFDNHIIEDGFWGQEINHTTYNLARMNMFLHNINYDKFNMQLGNTLTDPHFLDDKPFDAIVSNPPYSVKWIGSDDPTLINDDRFAPAGVLAPKSKADFAFVLHALSYLSSKGRAAIVCFPGIFYRGGAEQKIRKYLVDNNYVETVISLAPNLFFGTTIAVTILVLSKHKADTTTQFIDASGLFEKNTNTNTLTHDHIEQIMQVFDSKANVEHFAQSIPFEKVSANDYNLSVSSYVEAKDTRTVTNIVELNTDLKITVAKITQLRIDIDAIVAEIEGDEVEA, from the coding sequence ATGACAAGCATCCAACAACGTGCCGCCCTACAACGCCAGATCTGGGCCATTGCCAACGATGTGCGCGGCTCAGTAGACGGCTGGGATTTTAAACAATATGTCCTGGGCACCCTGTTTTATCGCTTCATCAGCGAAAACTTTGCTCTCTATATTGAGGCCGGTGACGACAGTATTCATTACGCTGCGCTTAGCGATGAGGTGATCACGCCAGACATCAAAGACGATGCCATTAAAACCAAGGGTTACTTCATCTACCCAAGCCAGTTGTTTGCCACTGTGGCTAAAAACGCCAACAACAACGAAAGCCTGAACACCGATTTGGCCGCGATCTTTTCCGCTATCGAAGCCTCCGCTAATAGCTACCCCTCTGAGCCGGACATCAAAGGGTTGTTTGCCGATTTCGATACCACCAGTAACCGACTCGGTAATACCGTTAAAGACAAAAATCTGCGTTTAGCGGCCGTTTTGAAAGGCGTGGCAGGCTTGGATTTTGGCCATGATTTTTATGAAAAGCCTGATGCCGCGCAAATTGACTTGTTCGGCGATGCCTACGAATTCCTCATCTCCAACTATGCCGCCAATGCCGGTAAATCCGGTGGTGAATTTTTTACCCCGCAGCACGTATCAAAGCTGATTGCCCAACTTGCCATGCACAAGCAAACCAGCGTTAACAAAATTTATGATCCAGCGGCCGGTTCTGGCTCGCTGCTGCTGCAAGCCAAAAAACACTTTGATAATCACATTATTGAAGATGGCTTTTGGGGGCAGGAGATTAACCACACCACCTACAACCTTGCCCGTATGAATATGTTTTTGCACAACATCAACTACGACAAGTTCAATATGCAGCTGGGCAACACCTTAACAGACCCGCACTTTCTGGATGATAAACCCTTTGATGCCATCGTCTCCAATCCGCCCTATTCGGTGAAGTGGATAGGTAGTGATGACCCAACCCTGATTAACGATGATCGCTTTGCGCCAGCAGGTGTGCTCGCACCTAAATCCAAAGCCGACTTTGCCTTTGTGCTGCATGCACTAAGTTACTTATCCAGCAAAGGCCGCGCGGCCATTGTTTGCTTTCCCGGTATTTTTTACCGTGGCGGTGCCGAGCAGAAAATTCGCAAATATCTGGTAGATAACAACTATGTGGAAACGGTTATTTCACTCGCACCCAACCTGTTTTTTGGAACCACCATTGCTGTGACCATTCTGGTGCTCTCCAAACACAAAGCCGACACCACCACCCAGTTTATTGATGCCAGTGGTTTATTTGAAAAAAACACCAATACCAACACGCTTACCCATGACCACATCGAACAGATCATGCAGGTGTTCGATAGCAAAGCAAATGTGGAACACTTCGCTCAATCCATACCGTTTGAGAAGGTGTCCGCTAACGACTACAACCTGTCGGTGAGCAGCTATGTAGAAGCCAAAGACACCCGCACAGTGACTAACATTGTTGAGCTAAATACTGATCTAAAAATTACTGTCGCTAAGATCACCCAACTGCGTATTGATATTGATGCGATTGTTGCCGAGATTGAAGGCGATGAGGTTGAAGCATGA
- a CDS encoding restriction endonuclease subunit S, giving the protein MSSMSYMEKLLDGVEVEWKALGDVVAINTGQKPSEILDSATDFDYINAGTSRSGYSATSNCEGDTVTTPSRGQGGIGYVGYQKDPFWLGPLCYKMKSLDNAFLINKYIFYFFNQKAHCY; this is encoded by the coding sequence ATGAGCAGCATGAGTTATATGGAAAAGCTGCTTGATGGCGTTGAGGTAGAGTGGAAGGCGTTAGGTGATGTTGTTGCGATTAATACCGGTCAAAAGCCATCTGAAATTCTTGATAGTGCGACAGATTTTGATTATATCAATGCTGGTACATCTAGGTCAGGATATAGCGCAACTAGCAATTGCGAAGGTGACACGGTTACAACTCCATCCCGAGGGCAAGGAGGGATCGGTTATGTAGGATATCAAAAAGATCCGTTTTGGTTAGGTCCTTTGTGCTACAAGATGAAGTCACTTGATAATGCTTTTTTGATTAATAAATATATCTTCTATTTTTTCAATCAAAAAGCGCATTGTTATTAG
- a CDS encoding restriction endonuclease subunit S — protein MYLLFFQSKSALLLGLKKEGGVPAVNKSDLARLEIPIPCPDNPKKSLEIQTEIVRILDTFTELTTELTTELTTELTARKKQYNYYREQLLSFEEGEVEWKTLGSVVNIKNGKDWKKLGAGNIPVYGSGGVMLYVDTFAYDKPTVLIPRKGSITNIFYVESPFWNVDTIYYTEIDTDQIIPKFFYYFMKTLDLMQLDTGSGRPSLTQAILNEIKVPLPMLAEQARIVSILDKFDALINSISDGLPREIELRQKQYEYYRDLLLNFPSRVPR, from the coding sequence ATATATCTTCTATTTTTTCAATCAAAAAGCGCATTGTTATTAGGTTTAAAAAAAGAAGGTGGAGTTCCTGCTGTCAATAAGTCTGATTTGGCTAGATTAGAAATTCCAATCCCCTGCCCAGACAACCCCAAAAAATCCCTAGAAATCCAAACCGAAATCGTCCGTATTCTGGACACCTTCACCGAGCTGACCACCGAGCTGACCACCGAGCTGACCACCGAGCTGACCGCCCGCAAAAAACAATACAACTACTACCGCGAGCAGTTATTGAGCTTTGAAGAAGGGGAAGTGGAGTGGAAGACGTTGGGGTCGGTAGTAAATATAAAAAATGGTAAAGACTGGAAGAAGTTAGGGGCTGGAAATATTCCTGTATACGGTTCTGGCGGTGTCATGCTGTATGTTGACACTTTTGCTTATGACAAGCCAACGGTGTTGATTCCAAGAAAAGGATCAATCACAAATATCTTTTATGTTGAATCGCCATTTTGGAATGTCGATACGATTTACTACACCGAGATTGATACCGACCAAATTATTCCTAAGTTCTTCTATTACTTTATGAAGACGCTAGATTTAATGCAGTTGGATACTGGCTCTGGCAGGCCTAGTCTTACACAAGCAATATTGAATGAAATTAAAGTCCCCTTACCAATGCTGGCTGAGCAAGCTCGTATTGTTTCTATTCTCGATAAATTCGATGCCCTAATCAACTCCATCAGCGATGGCTTACCCCGCGAAATTGAATTGCGCCAAAAGCAATACGAGTATTACCGCGATTTGTTGTTGAACTTCCCAAGCCGGGTGCCGAGGTAG
- a CDS encoding virulence RhuM family protein, giving the protein MTKQLSLQDQSTEFLLYTAPSGAVKVEVLLSGETLWLTQKRMAELFGVGVPAISKHLENIYSSGELDQKATISLLETVQQEGRREVKRKLEYYNLDAVISVGYRVNSTQATQFRIWATALIKEYIIKGFAMDDERLKNGRFFGKDYFRELLERVRSIRASERRIYQQITDIFAECSIDYDPKSKTTRLFYAHVQDKFHFAITGHTAAEIIALKADASKPLMGMSTYKNAPDGRVLKSDASVAKNYLSEDEIKKLERSVSAFFDYIEGIIERRNTFTMEAFTESVNKFLAFNEYQILEGFGKVSRQLAEQKAHAEYDKFNKQQRIESDFDREIKKLLNSKDKDA; this is encoded by the coding sequence ATGACCAAGCAATTAAGCCTGCAAGACCAAAGCACGGAGTTCCTGCTTTACACCGCACCCAGTGGGGCGGTGAAAGTCGAGGTGCTGCTCAGTGGCGAAACTCTGTGGCTGACGCAAAAGCGTATGGCCGAGCTGTTTGGCGTGGGCGTACCGGCCATTTCCAAGCATTTAGAGAATATCTATTCAAGCGGTGAATTAGATCAAAAGGCAACTATTTCCCTTTTGGAAACAGTTCAGCAAGAAGGGAGGCGCGAAGTTAAGCGTAAGCTCGAATACTACAACCTGGATGCTGTGATTTCTGTCGGTTACCGGGTCAATTCTACCCAAGCTACCCAATTCCGCATCTGGGCGACAGCACTCATCAAAGAGTACATTATCAAGGGCTTTGCCATGGATGATGAGCGCCTGAAAAATGGCCGCTTTTTTGGCAAGGACTACTTCCGCGAGTTGCTGGAGCGGGTACGCTCCATCCGCGCCAGCGAGCGGCGCATTTACCAGCAGATTACCGATATTTTCGCCGAGTGCAGTATTGATTACGATCCAAAATCAAAAACCACCCGGCTGTTTTACGCTCATGTGCAGGACAAGTTTCATTTTGCTATCACCGGCCATACCGCCGCCGAAATCATTGCGCTGAAGGCCGATGCCAGCAAACCCCTGATGGGCATGAGCACCTATAAAAATGCACCGGACGGGCGGGTATTAAAATCGGACGCTTCAGTGGCCAAAAATTATTTAAGTGAAGATGAAATCAAAAAGCTGGAACGCAGCGTATCGGCTTTTTTTGACTACATCGAGGGCATCATAGAGCGGCGTAACACCTTCACCATGGAAGCGTTTACCGAGAGCGTGAACAAGTTCCTCGCCTTTAATGAATATCAAATTCTGGAAGGTTTCGGAAAAGTGTCGCGCCAGCTGGCAGAGCAAAAGGCCCATGCGGAATACGACAAATTCAACAAGCAACAACGCATCGAATCAGACTTTGATCGCGAAATAAAAAAGCTACTGAACAGCAAGGATAAAGACGCATGA
- a CDS encoding type I restriction endonuclease subunit R, which translates to MTDYKTIAESNNFIVLDKYNKDWKVAESYQSEDALERELIQDLQNQGYEYLSGLNNPQAMLANVRVQLQSLNNVEFAEGEWRRFVETYLDKPSDTIVDKTRKIHDDYIHDFVFDDGRIKNIYLLDKNNITRNKVQVIKQFEQTGSHANRYDVTILVNGLPLVQIELKKRGVAIREAFNQVHRYSKESFNGEDSLYKYLQLFVISNGTDSRYFANTTQRNKNSYDFSMNWAKADNSLIKDLKDFTATFFQKNTLLNVLLHYSVFDVSDTLLVMRPYQIAATERILWKVKSSHEAKNWSNPESGGFIWHTTGSGKTLTSFKAARLATELEFVDKVFFVVDRKDLDYQTMKEYQRFSPDSVNGSDSTAGLKRNLDKDDNKIIVTTIQKLNNLMKNEGDLPIYNKQVVFIFDECHRSQFGEAQKNLNKKFKRFYQFGFTGTPIFPLNALGAETTASVFGRELHSYVITDAIRDEKVLKFKVDYNDVRHKFKAIETEQDEKKLSAAENKEALLHPERIREISQYILNNYRQKTHRLQSNAKGFNAMFAVSSVDAAKLYYESLNSLQADPSNKNSEKPLKIATIFSFAANEEQDAVGDILDESFDVSAMNSSAKEFLNAAIGDYNAFFKTNFSVDNNGFQNYYRDLAKRVKTKEIDLLIVVGMFLTGFDAPTLNTLFVDKNLRYHGLMQAYSRTNRIYDATKTFGNIVTFRDLEMATVDAITLFGDKNTKNVVLEKSYKEYMEGFTDVVTGEARRGFKDVVSELEQRFPDPATAIEKESDKKDFAKLFGEYLRVENVLQNYDEFASLKAMQSLDMKDPEAVEAFKAEHYLDDEKLAELQIIRLPAERKIQDYRSIYNDIRDWQRRQKSAEEKEKSTIDWDDVVFEIDLLKSLEINLDYILELIFEHNKKTKSKADLVDEVRRVIRASLGNRAKESLVVDFINQTDLDQIGEKSSVIEAFFSFAQVEQQREAEELINTESLNAEEARRYITNSLKREYASDAGTELNAILPKMSPLNPQYLTKKQSVFQQIASFVEKFKGVGGRV; encoded by the coding sequence ATGACGGATTATAAAACCATAGCCGAATCCAATAACTTTATCGTACTGGATAAATACAACAAAGACTGGAAAGTGGCCGAGAGCTACCAGAGTGAAGACGCCTTAGAGCGCGAGCTGATTCAGGATTTGCAAAACCAGGGCTATGAGTACCTGTCTGGCCTGAATAACCCGCAGGCCATGCTGGCTAACGTGCGTGTGCAATTGCAGTCCCTCAATAACGTGGAGTTTGCCGAGGGTGAGTGGCGGCGTTTTGTGGAAACCTATCTGGATAAGCCCAGTGACACTATCGTTGATAAAACCCGCAAGATCCATGATGACTATATTCACGACTTTGTGTTTGACGATGGCCGCATTAAAAATATTTATCTGCTGGATAAAAACAACATCACCCGCAACAAGGTGCAGGTGATCAAGCAGTTTGAGCAAACTGGCAGCCATGCCAACCGTTATGATGTGACTATTCTGGTGAACGGCTTACCGCTGGTACAAATCGAGCTGAAAAAGCGTGGTGTAGCCATTCGTGAAGCCTTTAACCAGGTGCATCGTTACAGCAAAGAGAGTTTCAACGGCGAGGATTCGCTGTATAAGTACTTGCAGTTGTTTGTCATCTCTAACGGAACCGATAGCCGCTATTTTGCTAATACCACCCAGCGCAACAAAAACAGCTACGACTTCAGCATGAACTGGGCGAAGGCAGATAACAGCCTGATTAAGGATTTAAAAGACTTTACCGCTACCTTCTTCCAAAAAAACACCCTGCTCAATGTGTTGCTGCATTATTCGGTGTTTGATGTAAGTGATACATTACTGGTGATGCGCCCCTACCAGATCGCGGCCACCGAGCGTATTTTGTGGAAGGTGAAAAGTTCCCATGAGGCAAAAAACTGGAGCAACCCGGAAAGTGGCGGTTTTATCTGGCATACCACAGGCTCTGGTAAAACCTTAACCAGCTTTAAGGCCGCGCGTTTGGCCACAGAACTAGAGTTTGTAGACAAGGTGTTTTTTGTGGTCGACAGAAAAGACCTCGACTACCAGACTATGAAAGAATACCAACGCTTTTCACCCGACAGTGTGAATGGCTCTGACAGTACCGCAGGTTTAAAGCGCAATCTGGATAAAGACGATAACAAGATCATCGTCACCACCATCCAGAAGCTCAACAACCTGATGAAAAACGAAGGCGATCTACCCATCTACAACAAGCAGGTGGTGTTTATTTTTGATGAATGCCACCGCAGCCAATTTGGTGAAGCTCAAAAAAACCTGAACAAGAAATTCAAACGCTTCTATCAGTTTGGCTTTACCGGCACGCCCATCTTCCCGCTAAATGCTTTAGGTGCAGAAACCACTGCCAGCGTATTTGGTCGGGAGTTGCATTCTTATGTGATTACCGATGCGATACGCGATGAAAAGGTGCTTAAGTTCAAGGTGGACTACAACGATGTGCGCCACAAATTTAAGGCCATTGAAACTGAGCAGGACGAGAAAAAACTATCTGCCGCTGAAAACAAAGAGGCGCTGTTGCATCCAGAGCGTATTCGCGAAATTTCCCAGTACATTCTGAACAACTATCGCCAGAAGACCCACCGATTGCAGTCGAACGCCAAGGGCTTTAATGCCATGTTTGCGGTGAGCAGTGTGGATGCCGCCAAGCTCTATTATGAATCGCTGAATAGTTTGCAGGCTGACCCTTCAAATAAAAACAGCGAAAAGCCGCTGAAAATCGCCACCATATTCTCCTTTGCTGCCAATGAAGAGCAGGATGCGGTGGGTGATATTCTGGATGAAAGCTTTGATGTCTCGGCCATGAATAGCAGTGCCAAAGAGTTTTTGAACGCGGCGATAGGCGATTACAACGCCTTCTTTAAAACCAATTTCAGTGTCGATAACAACGGCTTCCAGAATTACTACCGTGATTTGGCCAAGCGGGTGAAAACCAAGGAAATCGATTTGCTGATAGTGGTGGGAATGTTTCTCACCGGCTTTGATGCCCCTACGCTCAATACACTGTTTGTGGACAAAAACCTACGTTACCACGGTTTGATGCAGGCCTATTCGCGCACTAACCGCATTTATGACGCTACCAAAACGTTCGGTAATATTGTCACATTCCGGGATCTGGAAATGGCAACCGTGGATGCTATCACCCTGTTTGGCGATAAAAACACCAAAAATGTGGTGCTAGAAAAAAGCTACAAGGAATACATGGAAGGCTTTACCGATGTGGTGACCGGTGAAGCTAGACGCGGCTTTAAGGATGTGGTGAGCGAGCTAGAGCAACGCTTTCCTGATCCGGCGACTGCCATTGAAAAAGAATCCGATAAAAAAGACTTTGCCAAACTCTTTGGCGAATACCTACGCGTAGAGAACGTGCTGCAAAACTATGATGAGTTTGCCAGCCTGAAAGCCATGCAAAGCCTTGATATGAAGGACCCCGAAGCGGTTGAAGCGTTTAAAGCAGAACATTATTTGGATGATGAAAAACTGGCTGAGTTACAGATAATACGCCTGCCAGCCGAACGTAAGATTCAAGATTACCGTTCTATCTACAACGATATCCGCGATTGGCAGCGCCGACAAAAATCAGCAGAAGAGAAAGAAAAATCCACCATCGACTGGGATGACGTGGTGTTCGAGATAGACCTGCTCAAGTCACTGGAGATCAACCTTGATTACATTCTGGAGCTAATCTTCGAACACAACAAGAAAACCAAAAGCAAAGCCGATTTGGTTGACGAAGTACGCCGGGTGATCCGCGCCAGCCTCGGCAACCGCGCTAAAGAAAGTCTGGTTGTGGATTTTATTAATCAAACCGACCTTGATCAGATCGGTGAAAAGTCCAGCGTGATCGAGGCCTTCTTTTCCTTCGCCCAAGTTGAGCAACAACGAGAAGCCGAGGAGCTGATCAACACAGAAAGCCTGAATGCGGAAGAAGCCCGACGCTATATCACCAACTCACTCAAGCGGGAGTACGCCAGCGACGCAGGAACAGAGCTTAATGCCATTCTGCCAAAGATGAGCCCGTTAAACCCACAATACCTCACCAAGAAACAAAGCGTGTTTCAACAGATTGCTAGTTTCGTTGAAAAGTTCAAAGGTGTGGGCGGGAGAGTTTAA
- a CDS encoding HEPN domain-containing protein: MSNRQLTPDILLSKADTACSSARALLNLGDVDGATNRAYYAMFDAARAALLASGAPVEPNIGRTHSGLIGAFSNFLVKNGPVSKEVGRLLNRAHEIRLVADYKGDSVELADAQEIVEQAEIFVTTIRAKFILDTI; encoded by the coding sequence ATGAGCAATCGACAACTAACACCAGACATCTTGCTGTCGAAGGCTGACACGGCCTGTTCGTCCGCGCGAGCCTTGCTCAATCTTGGTGACGTGGATGGCGCAACCAACCGTGCCTACTACGCTATGTTCGACGCTGCCCGCGCAGCGTTACTGGCGTCGGGTGCACCGGTAGAGCCGAATATTGGTCGCACCCATAGCGGCCTGATCGGGGCTTTCAGCAATTTTTTGGTCAAGAATGGCCCAGTATCGAAAGAGGTGGGACGCCTTCTAAACCGGGCGCACGAAATCCGGCTGGTAGCCGACTACAAAGGTGATTCCGTCGAGCTTGCCGATGCGCAGGAGATAGTAGAACAAGCTGAAATATTCGTTACCACTATACGGGCCAAGTTCATTCTTGATACGATTTGA
- a CDS encoding nucleotidyltransferase domain-containing protein, translated as MNRIDHDTEEAVRRFLTLIGNRYDIAGVIVYGSRARGTHRPDSDADVAVLLRGEHQRFLVAKLDMADVAFDVLLETGILISPLPIWLNEWEQPENYANPALLRNIIREGVRL; from the coding sequence ATGAATCGCATTGACCATGACACAGAGGAAGCAGTCCGTCGCTTCCTCACCTTGATCGGTAATCGCTACGACATAGCTGGGGTCATTGTCTATGGCAGCCGTGCGCGTGGCACACACCGCCCAGACAGCGATGCGGACGTTGCTGTACTCTTGCGCGGCGAGCATCAACGCTTCCTGGTCGCCAAACTGGATATGGCCGATGTCGCTTTCGATGTGTTACTCGAAACTGGCATTCTCATCTCGCCGCTTCCAATCTGGCTTAACGAGTGGGAGCAGCCGGAGAACTACGCGAACCCCGCCTTGTTACGCAACATCATCCGGGAGGGAGTTAGACTATGA